A genomic window from Lactobacillus sp. ESL0677 includes:
- the dapA gene encoding 4-hydroxy-tetrahydrodipicolinate synthase, translating into MLLQNAEILTAIVTPFNDDGTINYHGLEELVNHLIAHGSQGFVVGGTTGEVATLSNEEKLALYQKFVEIAAGRVPVIAGTGSNNTQATIELSKQVSQIKGLAAQLVVVPYYNKPNQRGMIAHFTAVAAHSSLPIIIYNIPGRTGVTMSNQTILELAKNPQIIGVKQCTTVEDLEYLVEHAPHNFLIFSGEDAQSLAAKAVGAQGIISVASHLYGDQMSQMYAALDAGNIAEAGAWQRKLTPKMAALFMFPSPSGVKAALNAQGFHTGSCRLPIVNLNDDEQRQLAHALGIANGDLSQPINLQLGVNHD; encoded by the coding sequence ATGTTATTACAAAATGCAGAGATTTTAACAGCCATCGTCACGCCATTTAACGATGATGGCACAATCAATTATCACGGCCTTGAAGAGTTAGTCAATCACTTAATAGCTCATGGCAGTCAAGGCTTTGTCGTTGGTGGCACCACTGGCGAAGTTGCCACCCTATCTAATGAAGAAAAGCTGGCACTTTATCAAAAATTTGTTGAGATTGCGGCGGGTCGCGTACCGGTTATCGCTGGCACGGGTTCAAACAACACGCAAGCAACAATTGAATTGAGCAAGCAAGTCAGTCAAATCAAGGGACTGGCAGCTCAACTCGTAGTGGTTCCTTACTACAACAAGCCCAACCAACGCGGGATGATCGCCCACTTTACCGCAGTTGCAGCACACTCGAGTTTACCAATCATTATTTATAACATCCCTGGCCGCACCGGTGTCACGATGAGCAATCAGACGATTTTGGAATTAGCTAAAAATCCCCAAATTATCGGCGTTAAGCAGTGCACAACCGTTGAGGACTTGGAATACTTGGTTGAACATGCACCCCATAATTTTCTCATTTTCAGTGGCGAAGACGCGCAAAGTTTAGCAGCCAAAGCAGTCGGTGCTCAAGGGATAATTTCCGTTGCTTCTCACCTCTACGGTGACCAAATGAGCCAAATGTACGCGGCGCTCGATGCTGGGAACATTGCCGAAGCTGGAGCTTGGCAGCGTAAGCTAACACCTAAGATGGCAGCACTATTTATGTTTCCATCGCCATCTGGCGTTAAAGCAGCACTCAATGCCCAAGGCTTTCATACTGGCAGTTGTCGCTTACCCATCGTTAACTTAAATGATGATGAACAAAGGCAACTTGCACACGCTCTTGGAATCGCAAACGGTGACTTAAGTCAGCCAATTAATTTGCAGTTAGGAGTCAACCATGATTAG
- the dapB gene encoding 4-hydroxy-tetrahydrodipicolinate reductase, whose product MIRVLIAGFNGAMGQRAVKLVQKVPNYKLAAVLSPHLHSLNPNDYNLDPDAAVFTSLADITGQIDIWLDFTTPSAVYANTKFALEHQMRPVIGTSGLTDKQVTELQDLAKQLKVGGIIAPNFGLSAVLLMKFAKMAAAYFPNAEIIEMHHADKKDAPSGTAIKTAQEIAQSRASQVAANFNDNPARGGDYYGVPIHAVRLPGYVAHEQVLFGGAGEALTIRQDSFDRNSFMSGVELALKQVMQLDELIVGLENLI is encoded by the coding sequence ATGATTAGAGTTTTAATCGCCGGTTTTAACGGGGCAATGGGTCAAAGAGCAGTCAAGTTAGTGCAAAAAGTGCCCAACTACAAGCTAGCTGCAGTCTTATCGCCGCACTTGCATAGCCTAAACCCAAATGACTATAACTTAGACCCTGATGCCGCAGTGTTTACCAGTCTGGCAGACATAACTGGTCAAATTGACATCTGGCTTGATTTCACTACTCCTAGTGCTGTTTATGCTAATACAAAATTCGCACTTGAGCATCAGATGCGGCCAGTTATCGGAACTTCAGGATTAACCGATAAGCAAGTTACCGAACTACAAGACTTGGCTAAGCAACTAAAAGTCGGCGGCATTATTGCACCCAACTTTGGTTTGTCAGCAGTCTTATTAATGAAGTTTGCCAAAATGGCGGCAGCTTACTTCCCTAACGCAGAAATCATCGAAATGCACCACGCTGATAAAAAAGATGCCCCATCGGGCACGGCAATTAAAACTGCTCAGGAAATCGCGCAAAGTCGTGCTTCCCAAGTAGCTGCCAACTTTAACGACAACCCCGCGCGTGGCGGTGACTATTACGGTGTACCAATTCACGCGGTGCGTTTACCCGGTTATGTCGCCCACGAGCAAGTCTTGTTTGGCGGTGCTGGTGAAGCCCTAACTATCAGACAGGACTCATTTGACCGCAACTCATTTATGTCCGGTGTAGAACTAGCTTTAAAGCAAGTTATGCAACTCGACGAGCTGATTGTCGGTCTTGAAAATTTAATTTAA
- a CDS encoding aminotransferase class I/II-fold pyridoxal phosphate-dependent enzyme has product MPELAANLEPIVNRRLLTTTPSAIRKFDQEISGIPGIVKLTVGEPDLNTPEHVKQAAINSINNNESHYGRQMGSLKLDQAISAYLKRKQNLVYDPETEIIVTVGATEAIATTIISLFNAGDEVIVPTPTFALYFSLLHLFGIKAVTINTAQDDFLLQPERLTKTLAAHPHAKGIILNYPNNPTGREYPETLIKKLAVILEQHQLYVLSDEIYSELTYGTKHYSIARCLPEQTILISGLSKSHAMTGYRVGYLAAPQKVIKLLTTTHALLVTAVPNMTQAAACEALSVRGDADPQKANKIYAERKDLISTGLSQLGFEIIPPEGAFYLFAKIPAKYGTNDLTFARELAHSARVGCIPGSAFGDGGIGYVRFSYAASPEKIREALKRIADFLNN; this is encoded by the coding sequence ATGCCAGAACTAGCTGCTAATTTAGAACCAATTGTCAATCGCCGGTTATTAACCACGACACCATCAGCCATTCGGAAGTTTGACCAAGAAATCTCTGGAATTCCCGGGATTGTCAAATTAACTGTGGGGGAACCGGACCTAAACACGCCGGAGCACGTTAAACAAGCTGCTATTAACAGTATCAACAATAACGAGTCACACTACGGCAGGCAAATGGGTTCTCTCAAGTTAGATCAGGCAATCAGCGCATACCTAAAACGGAAACAAAATCTAGTTTACGACCCTGAAACAGAAATTATTGTTACAGTTGGCGCAACTGAAGCCATTGCCACCACCATTATTTCTCTCTTTAATGCTGGCGATGAAGTCATTGTCCCTACGCCTACCTTTGCCCTTTACTTTTCGCTGCTGCACCTCTTTGGCATTAAGGCAGTCACCATTAACACGGCCCAAGATGATTTTTTATTGCAGCCAGAGAGATTGACAAAAACGCTAGCAGCTCATCCCCATGCTAAAGGAATTATCTTGAATTATCCTAATAATCCAACTGGCCGTGAATATCCCGAGACTTTGATAAAAAAGCTGGCCGTAATCCTTGAGCAGCACCAGCTCTATGTGCTTTCTGATGAAATTTACAGCGAATTAACGTACGGCACCAAGCATTACTCAATCGCGCGCTGCCTTCCTGAACAAACAATCCTCATCAGCGGTCTGTCAAAGTCCCACGCTATGACCGGCTACCGCGTCGGCTATCTCGCCGCCCCACAAAAAGTAATCAAATTGCTTACGACCACGCACGCGTTACTGGTAACGGCTGTTCCCAATATGACACAAGCTGCCGCCTGCGAGGCATTATCCGTGCGCGGGGATGCCGATCCACAAAAGGCTAACAAAATTTACGCTGAACGCAAAGATCTAATCAGTACCGGGTTAAGTCAATTAGGATTTGAGATTATTCCGCCAGAAGGTGCCTTTTACCTGTTCGCTAAAATCCCCGCTAAGTACGGCACTAACGACTTAACGTTTGCCCGTGAATTAGCACACAGTGCTCGCGTTGGCTGTATACCTGGTAGTGCTTTTGGCGATGGCGGGATTGGTTATGTGCGTTTTTCCTATGCCGCTAGTCCTGAAAAAATTCGTGAAGCACTCAAAAGAATAGCTGATTTTTTAAATAATTAA
- a CDS encoding aspartate-semialdehyde dehydrogenase has product MMNGYNVAILGATGAVGGRLISQLAESNIPVKNLRLLASARSAGKVLKFKNEPLTVEETTPDSFKNIDLVLASAGGSVSQKFLPIAVQNGAVCVDNTSAFRMEPDVPLVIPEVNRAALKKHHGIIANPNCSTIQMVIALAPIYHAFGLKQVIVSTYQAVSGAGQAAWNEMLHQAQQRLNNEPMTADITPVKGEPHHYPLAFNLLPQIDVFEDNGYTHEEWKMIHETKKILLDDMDSPDIKVTATCVRVPVELGHGESVYIEVADQHATAADLRQQLAQMPGVVVQDNPAEQLYPQPLTAAGKRETFVGRLRADEENPGAFNMWVVSDNLLKGAAWNTVEIAECLVEDNLI; this is encoded by the coding sequence ATCATGAATGGATATAATGTTGCAATTTTAGGCGCCACTGGGGCTGTCGGTGGCCGCCTGATTAGTCAGTTGGCAGAATCGAATATCCCTGTTAAAAATTTACGGCTGCTTGCATCCGCAAGATCGGCTGGCAAAGTTCTAAAATTTAAAAATGAACCCTTAACGGTGGAAGAAACCACCCCGGATTCATTTAAAAATATTGATTTAGTTTTGGCTTCCGCCGGTGGAAGTGTCTCACAGAAGTTCCTCCCCATTGCCGTTCAAAATGGCGCCGTTTGCGTCGACAACACCAGTGCCTTCCGCATGGAACCCGATGTTCCACTAGTAATCCCAGAAGTTAATCGTGCAGCGCTGAAAAAACATCACGGGATTATTGCCAACCCCAACTGCTCAACCATCCAAATGGTAATCGCCTTAGCGCCAATCTACCATGCCTTCGGCCTGAAACAGGTTATCGTTTCAACCTACCAAGCGGTTTCTGGCGCAGGTCAAGCGGCGTGGAACGAAATGTTGCACCAAGCACAGCAGCGCCTGAACAATGAACCAATGACTGCCGACATTACACCGGTTAAAGGCGAGCCGCACCATTATCCATTAGCCTTTAACCTCCTACCGCAAATCGACGTTTTTGAAGATAATGGCTACACGCACGAAGAATGGAAGATGATTCATGAAACTAAAAAGATTCTGCTGGACGACATGGACAGTCCCGACATTAAGGTCACAGCAACCTGCGTTAGAGTTCCCGTCGAATTAGGCCATGGCGAGTCGGTCTACATTGAAGTCGCTGATCAACACGCAACTGCTGCCGACTTACGGCAGCAACTAGCACAGATGCCAGGGGTTGTTGTTCAAGATAATCCGGCAGAGCAGCTCTACCCACAACCATTAACTGCAGCTGGCAAACGTGAAACCTTTGTCGGCCGTCTACGTGCCGATGAAGAAAATCCCGGTGCCTTCAATATGTGGGTTGTTTCCGATAATTTGCTTAAAGGCGCGGCATGGAACACAGTCGAAATCGCTGAATGCTTAGTCGAAGACAATTTAATTTAA
- a CDS encoding SEC10/PgrA surface exclusion domain-containing protein, producing MNYQGKKKLIKTFLRNNKKVTRNVLVGTAALGGMLGGLALTNNTVVNAAPKTTQTDVKKAKTASKTAKMIKKSYLYNSKGKKIGKKSLKKNKTIKVYGTKVIKGKTYYNLGNGKYVLASKVKIAQKVKVIKTSAIYSSKGKRIGKKSVKKGKTVKVYGTKTIKGKKYYSLGNGKYIPAKNSSTVNMTPAPAGNTTPSDSNTPASGNTSGSTTILGNGSTSGNTSGTTTPSGSSAPAGGNNSGTTSSNSNKPSNGSNSGTTPGDNNKPSNGNNSGSNKPSDNSKPSNGSNSGSTTPGDNNKPSNGSNSGSTTPGDNNKPSNGSNSGTTPGDNNKPSNGSNSGTTPGDNNKPSNGSNKPSDSNKPSNGNNSDNNKPSDGNKPGNSNNSGSNKPSDNNKPSNGNSSGSSKPSDGNKPSNGSNSGSATPGDNNKPGNGSNSGSTTPGNSDKPGNGNNSGTTMPSDNNKPGSGTTTPNKPNNSPKATIKLPAGYTRDELRKAYEGHTNAAFIKACQEGMKTNDFDSTDVIDEVGDDTTIVDPTNLTPEQAQKVISYTLRLINEARADVGLKPWIQSTGVQKLAEDIAAQYNAHGTSVFDGKHDIPGIVAACKENGLNTIKDNWIEDMTGWGYGSKQMSLSELKKHIYQGLTMMLFGRVNAETTPSNLQNCEWHHAGDLLGTMGSSSFDDEEFYFGLSVTRLDDPNNGTEYSIHYVHVSSYFINGADSNGNTFNPGKDADGKQIVVSNIGDSVAKKFSINDFRQELLKDINAERKNQGLAVLTDNSDYDNAVQEYVDQYHAYDDEVAHDIDYYLDQHNLEGYGGASGALSFDGSSVTTADAAFALLKKCLITDMKSIGIGAHVLDNGQIYVSYVYAD from the coding sequence TTGAATTATCAGGGAAAGAAAAAGTTGATAAAAACTTTCTTGAGAAATAACAAAAAAGTAACTCGTAATGTATTAGTAGGAACTGCAGCGCTTGGCGGGATGCTGGGTGGATTGGCATTGACTAACAACACTGTAGTTAATGCAGCTCCTAAGACCACGCAAACTGATGTAAAAAAGGCCAAGACAGCTTCAAAGACTGCCAAGATGATTAAGAAGTCATATCTTTACAACAGTAAAGGTAAAAAGATTGGCAAGAAGTCTTTAAAGAAGAACAAAACTATTAAAGTTTATGGTACTAAAGTAATTAAGGGTAAGACATATTACAATTTAGGTAATGGTAAATATGTTTTGGCAAGTAAAGTTAAGATTGCACAAAAAGTTAAGGTAATTAAGACCTCTGCAATTTACAGTAGCAAGGGCAAGCGTATTGGCAAAAAGTCAGTTAAGAAGGGGAAAACTGTCAAAGTCTATGGTACTAAGACCATCAAAGGCAAGAAGTACTATTCTTTAGGTAACGGCAAGTACATACCAGCTAAAAATAGCTCAACGGTGAATATGACTCCAGCACCAGCTGGTAACACAACACCAAGTGATAGTAATACTCCAGCTAGTGGCAATACTTCAGGCAGTACTACCATACTAGGCAATGGTAGTACATCTGGCAACACTTCTGGTACTACCACACCAAGTGGCAGCAGTGCACCAGCAGGTGGTAATAACTCTGGCACTACTTCAAGTAATAGTAATAAACCAAGCAATGGTAGCAACTCCGGTACAACGCCAGGAGACAATAACAAACCAAGTAACGGCAATAACTCTGGCAGTAATAAGCCAAGTGATAACAGCAAGCCAAGCAATGGTAGCAACTCTGGCAGCACCACCCCAGGCGACAATAACAAACCAAGTAATGGCAGTAACTCAGGTAGTACAACGCCAGGCGATAATAACAAGCCAAGCAATGGTAGCAACTCCGGTACAACGCCAGGCGATAATAACAAGCCAAGCAATGGTAGCAACTCCGGTACAACGCCAGGAGACAATAACAAACCAAGTAACGGCAGTAATAAGCCAAGTGACAGCAATAAACCAAGCAATGGTAACAACTCCGATAATAATAAGCCAAGTGACGGCAATAAACCGGGTAATAGTAACAACTCCGGTAGTAATAAGCCAAGTGACAACAACAAGCCAAGTAACGGCAACAGCTCTGGCAGTAGTAAACCGAGTGACGGCAACAAGCCAAGTAATGGCAGTAACTCTGGCAGTGCAACGCCAGGTGACAACAATAAGCCAGGCAATGGTAGTAACTCCGGCAGTACGACACCAGGCAACAGCGATAAACCAGGTAATGGCAATAACTCCGGTACAACAATGCCAAGTGACAACAATAAACCAGGTAGTGGCACTACAACGCCTAATAAGCCAAATAATAGTCCAAAAGCTACAATTAAATTACCTGCAGGCTATACTAGAGATGAATTGCGTAAGGCGTATGAAGGTCATACAAATGCTGCATTCATTAAGGCATGTCAAGAGGGTATGAAGACTAATGATTTTGATAGTACGGATGTGATTGATGAAGTAGGCGATGATACTACAATTGTTGATCCAACTAATTTAACTCCAGAACAAGCACAAAAAGTAATTTCTTATACTTTAAGATTAATTAATGAAGCACGAGCAGACGTAGGCTTAAAGCCATGGATTCAAAGTACAGGTGTGCAAAAGTTAGCTGAGGACATAGCTGCTCAATATAATGCTCATGGTACTTCAGTATTTGATGGTAAACATGATATTCCAGGAATCGTTGCTGCCTGTAAAGAAAATGGTTTAAATACCATAAAAGATAATTGGATTGAAGATATGACTGGCTGGGGTTACGGAAGTAAGCAGATGTCATTGTCTGAGCTCAAGAAGCATATTTATCAAGGCTTAACAATGATGCTTTTTGGTCGTGTTAATGCTGAAACTACTCCAAGTAATCTACAAAATTGCGAATGGCATCATGCTGGTGATTTACTTGGAACTATGGGATCAAGTTCATTTGATGATGAAGAATTTTACTTTGGTCTTAGTGTAACAAGACTTGATGATCCGAATAATGGAACAGAATATAGTATTCATTATGTTCATGTATCATCCTATTTCATTAATGGAGCAGATAGTAACGGCAACACCTTCAATCCAGGCAAAGATGCAGATGGTAAGCAGATTGTTGTATCAAATATAGGCGATAGTGTTGCCAAAAAGTTTTCTATCAATGACTTTAGACAAGAACTATTAAAAGATATTAATGCTGAACGTAAGAACCAGGGATTAGCAGTATTAACAGATAATTCTGATTATGATAATGCAGTACAAGAATATGTGGATCAATATCATGCTTATGATGATGAAGTAGCTCATGATATTGATTACTATCTTGATCAGCATAACCTTGAAGGTTATGGTGGAGCTAGTGGAGCACTGTCATTTGATGGGTCTTCTGTGACAACAGCTGATGCTGCTTTTGCATTATTAAAAAAGTGTTTGATAACAGATATGAAATCAATTGGAATTGGTGCTCATGTACTGGATAATGGTCAAATTTATGTTTCGTATGTTTATGCAGATTAA
- a CDS encoding LCP family protein codes for MNPNSKRREDYRRQSSLKLHRNHAFAAPAATLTGNAFMRIVGIVAVLCVSCGLAWAAHMYFSLHSAIDGPGGNTATSARIANKQPISVLILGVDQGIEGRHDKGNSDTLILATANPDKNKATMTSIPRDTLVNILGDPGNKYNMFRINSAYGIGGSNASMQTVSALVNVPINYYVEVNMKALKNLVNAVGGVEVNVPFKFSYDWCDFHKGKQHLNGRHAVAYVRMRHDDPRGDYGRQMRQRQVITAVVHKAMSINTLTNYRKLVKIFTKYVKTNLTFNDMLALAMNYRGCMDNLKSGYIQGHDAWINGSSIQVASTDTLQKISNQLRTNLGLDTEILDNDETRLNKLNEQRNRINWKDPNAFTNYQIYSSVVSGETDNGNDANNSTDANSNNSSNSSNGNNSIFGN; via the coding sequence ATGAATCCAAACTCTAAACGAAGAGAAGATTATCGTCGTCAATCTTCTTTAAAACTTCATCGCAATCATGCCTTCGCGGCCCCGGCCGCTACTTTAACAGGAAATGCCTTTATGCGCATTGTCGGGATTGTTGCGGTCTTGTGTGTTAGTTGCGGCTTGGCTTGGGCAGCACACATGTATTTTAGCTTGCATAGTGCAATTGACGGCCCGGGCGGCAACACAGCGACGTCAGCTAGGATTGCTAATAAACAACCGATTTCGGTTTTAATTCTTGGTGTTGACCAGGGGATTGAAGGTCGGCATGATAAGGGGAATTCCGATACCTTAATCTTGGCAACGGCTAATCCTGATAAAAATAAGGCAACGATGACCTCGATTCCACGTGATACGTTGGTTAATATTTTGGGCGATCCCGGCAACAAGTACAACATGTTCCGCATCAATTCGGCCTACGGGATTGGTGGCAGCAACGCATCGATGCAGACGGTTTCTGCTCTTGTCAATGTGCCAATTAATTACTATGTCGAAGTCAATATGAAGGCACTGAAGAATCTGGTTAATGCCGTTGGTGGTGTTGAAGTTAACGTGCCATTTAAATTTTCGTATGATTGGTGTGACTTTCATAAAGGAAAGCAACATTTGAATGGGCGGCACGCAGTTGCTTATGTTAGAATGCGCCATGATGACCCTCGCGGCGATTATGGCCGGCAGATGCGGCAGCGTCAGGTAATAACGGCAGTTGTTCATAAGGCAATGTCAATCAATACCCTTACCAATTATCGCAAGTTGGTTAAAATCTTTACTAAGTATGTGAAGACCAATTTGACTTTCAATGACATGCTTGCTCTGGCGATGAACTATCGCGGCTGCATGGACAATCTAAAGAGTGGTTATATCCAAGGACACGATGCATGGATTAATGGCTCTTCAATTCAAGTTGCTTCAACTGATACTTTGCAAAAAATATCGAATCAGCTGCGAACGAACTTGGGTCTTGATACAGAAATTCTGGATAACGATGAAACGCGGCTTAATAAGTTGAATGAGCAGCGCAATCGCATTAATTGGAAGGACCCTAATGCCTTCACTAATTATCAGATTTATTCTTCTGTTGTTTCTGGTGAGACCGATAATGGTAATGACGCAAATAATTCAACTGATGCTAATTCGAATAATAGCAGTAATTCAAGTAATGGCAACAATAGTATTTTTGGCAATTAA
- the pepF gene encoding oligoendopeptidase F, with translation MTIPKRTAVPEELKWDLTRVFKSDTDWEHEYTTVKTKIQTLSNLQANFAKSGHDLYDGLTKILAVGRQLEKLYAYATLASDVDTSNTHYLGYVAQVQSLASKFEAVTSFINPAILGISEAELKQFRQDEPQLKNYDHWLDQITQMRPHTLSAKEEKLVADAGDAMGVSENTFNVLTNSDMEYGYVQNDDGEMVQLSDGLYSLLIQSQNRDVRQDAFDSMYATYGQFENSLASTLSGVVKEHNYNAQVHNYDSARSAALHENGVPTVVYDTLINEVDSHLDLLHRYVALRKKILGLDDLQMWDMYVPLTGKPAMAYTFDEAKEEAKKALAPLGADYLKHVDYIFNNRVIDVVESQNKVTGAYSGGSYDTDPYELLNWEDNIDSLYTLVHETGHSVHSMYTRETQPYVYGDYPIFVAEIASTTNENILTEYFLDHVTDPKTRAFVLNYYLDSFKGTLFRQTQFAEFEQYVHEQDAKGEPLTADRLNEFYGQLNQRYYGDSVEPGGDIAKEWARIPHFYYNFYVYQYATGFAAATALANNVVHGTDAQREAYLGYLKSGSSDYPVEIMKRAGVDMTKSAYLEDAFATFAKRLDELEKIIANNFK, from the coding sequence ATGACAATTCCAAAAAGAACCGCCGTTCCTGAAGAACTCAAATGGGATTTAACCCGCGTGTTTAAATCTGATACTGACTGGGAACACGAATATACAACAGTTAAAACAAAAATACAAACCTTAAGCAATTTACAGGCGAATTTTGCCAAATCAGGACATGATTTATATGACGGCTTAACCAAAATTTTAGCAGTTGGTCGCCAGCTGGAAAAACTCTACGCCTATGCGACATTAGCAAGTGACGTTGACACGAGTAACACCCATTATTTAGGGTATGTTGCGCAAGTCCAATCCTTAGCTAGTAAATTTGAGGCCGTAACATCTTTTATCAATCCCGCAATTTTAGGTATTTCGGAAGCAGAATTAAAGCAATTTAGGCAAGACGAGCCGCAACTCAAAAATTACGACCACTGGCTTGACCAGATTACGCAAATGCGGCCACATACATTGTCTGCTAAAGAAGAAAAATTAGTGGCAGACGCGGGTGACGCAATGGGCGTTTCCGAGAATACCTTCAACGTCCTCACTAATTCTGACATGGAGTACGGCTACGTTCAAAACGATGATGGCGAGATGGTGCAGCTCTCTGATGGTTTGTACTCACTATTAATCCAATCGCAAAATCGCGACGTGCGCCAAGATGCCTTTGACTCAATGTACGCAACTTACGGTCAATTCGAAAATTCACTGGCTTCCACTCTTTCCGGCGTTGTTAAGGAACACAATTACAACGCGCAGGTTCATAATTATGACTCTGCACGCAGCGCAGCCTTACACGAAAATGGTGTACCAACTGTGGTTTACGACACTTTAATTAATGAAGTTGACTCCCACCTTGACTTGCTTCACCGCTACGTTGCTTTACGTAAAAAGATCCTCGGCCTAGATGATTTACAAATGTGGGACATGTACGTGCCATTGACTGGTAAGCCAGCAATGGCGTACACCTTTGATGAAGCTAAGGAAGAAGCCAAAAAGGCCTTGGCTCCACTAGGTGCTGACTACCTGAAGCACGTTGACTATATTTTTAACAATCGTGTAATTGATGTTGTTGAATCACAAAATAAGGTCACAGGTGCATATTCTGGTGGCTCTTACGATACTGACCCTTATGAACTGCTCAATTGGGAAGACAATATTGACTCACTCTACACACTGGTTCACGAAACCGGCCACTCGGTTCACAGTATGTATACCAGAGAAACTCAACCATACGTGTACGGTGATTACCCGATTTTCGTTGCGGAAATCGCGTCAACAACTAACGAAAATATTTTAACAGAATACTTCTTAGATCATGTTACTGACCCTAAGACACGGGCCTTTGTCCTTAACTACTACCTTGACTCCTTCAAGGGCACACTATTTAGACAAACACAATTTGCGGAATTTGAACAATATGTCCATGAGCAAGACGCCAAGGGGGAACCGCTGACTGCTGACCGCCTTAACGAATTTTATGGCCAATTGAATCAACGCTATTATGGTGACAGCGTTGAGCCTGGAGGCGATATTGCCAAGGAATGGGCACGCATCCCGCACTTTTACTACAACTTCTACGTTTATCAATACGCCACTGGCTTTGCGGCTGCAACTGCCCTTGCCAATAATGTTGTTCACGGGACAGATGCACAACGTGAAGCCTATCTTGGCTACCTCAAGTCTGGTTCAAGCGATTATCCTGTAGAAATCATGAAACGCGCCGGCGTTGACATGACTAAGAGTGCTTATTTGGAAGACGCATTTGCCACTTTTGCCAAGCGCTTGGATGAGCTTGAGAAAATTATCGCAAATAATTTCAAATAA
- a CDS encoding ArgE/DapE family deacylase, whose product MEDKKALKILSDLIGIESANDHETAVADYLANLFKDYPVKITRVQYAEDRDNLVIDMGQQGPLLGFSGHEDVVSAGSLDNWHTPPFTATIKDGNLYGRGASDMKSGLAAMVVAMLDLLESGQELPGRIRLLASVGEETGEYGAAQLTKEGYADDLDGLIIGESSNCDVVVTHKGVIDYYVTSKGVTVHSSTPEKGKNAIMPLIKFAEQAQAKMDSHDQVDPVLGPLTHVISQIQGGSQINSVPDSAWLSGNIRTTPLYPNDQIYQELEEIVAELNQQGAELTIRYSFPEVPLPNQKHTKLAKLAQSVIKEKMNYGGNFVADTGATDASEYIRAKGNFPIIIMGPAPGDVAHEPNEYTPVSNYLDGCKLYQDLAWKFWQEYAK is encoded by the coding sequence ATGGAAGATAAAAAAGCACTCAAAATATTGTCTGATTTAATTGGAATCGAATCGGCTAACGATCATGAAACAGCGGTGGCTGATTACTTAGCCAACTTATTTAAGGATTATCCGGTAAAAATCACGCGAGTACAGTATGCCGAAGATCGTGATAATTTGGTGATTGATATGGGTCAGCAGGGGCCACTGTTAGGCTTTTCTGGTCACGAAGATGTGGTTTCTGCGGGCAGCTTGGATAATTGGCATACACCACCATTTACCGCGACAATTAAAGACGGTAATTTATATGGGCGCGGCGCTAGCGACATGAAGTCAGGACTTGCTGCAATGGTCGTGGCGATGCTTGACTTATTAGAAAGTGGTCAGGAACTACCAGGCCGCATTCGTTTACTAGCATCAGTTGGTGAAGAAACTGGCGAATATGGTGCGGCGCAACTAACTAAGGAAGGCTATGCCGATGACCTTGATGGCTTAATTATTGGTGAGTCGTCTAATTGTGATGTTGTGGTGACGCACAAAGGCGTAATTGATTATTATGTAACTTCCAAGGGCGTGACCGTTCATTCTTCAACACCTGAAAAAGGTAAAAATGCAATCATGCCGCTGATTAAGTTTGCTGAGCAAGCCCAAGCCAAGATGGATAGCCATGATCAAGTAGACCCAGTATTAGGGCCTTTAACACATGTAATTAGTCAAATCCAAGGCGGCAGTCAAATTAATTCAGTTCCAGATAGCGCCTGGCTTTCGGGCAATATTAGAACAACGCCGCTTTACCCGAATGACCAAATTTATCAAGAGCTTGAAGAGATTGTGGCAGAGTTAAACCAACAGGGAGCAGAACTCACAATTCGTTATAGTTTCCCAGAGGTGCCACTACCTAACCAAAAGCACACTAAACTTGCTAAATTAGCGCAGTCTGTTATTAAGGAAAAGATGAATTACGGTGGTAATTTTGTTGCTGATACAGGAGCAACCGATGCTTCGGAATACATCCGAGCTAAAGGGAACTTTCCCATCATAATTATGGGCCCAGCACCGGGAGATGTTGCTCACGAACCTAACGAATACACACCGGTAAGTAATTATTTAGACGGCTGCAAGCTTTATCAAGATTTAGCTTGGAAGTTTTGGCAGGAATACGCAAAATAG